AGAGCCTCGATGTCAACAAGTTGTCTCTCACCGCCCGCCCAGCCCACGCCCAGAATAAGGGCTCTTATATATTCGACTGCGGAGTGGGATTGAAGGGGGTGAGGATTGATCCGATCGGAACCATAAAGGCCGATTCAAACCTGAATATAAAATATGATGATCGCCTTCATGCCTCCTTCGGAGTCGAGCTTACCCTGGAAGACCTGAATATAGTCGCCATCGTAGGCTACGATTTTGATAAGAAAGCCTTGACTCTAACATGGGACGGCGTCACCGCTGCCATAACTGAAAAAAATGGGCAGAAGATAGCCTCCCTGACCCTTACGAAGTATTCCCTGGGCGAGATGATCGAGACCTTCGTCTCCTGGTTTTCAGGACAGAAGTTCGGCCTCGCCTCTCCTTGGAATATCCTCAACCAGATCAGCCTCGCCTCATTCAATCTCGATTTCAACTTTACCACTAAACAGGTCTCTTTCCACTACAAGATCGGCCCCTTGAATCTGGGCCTTGCGAAGATTCAGAGGATCTCCGTCACCTACGAGCCCACCGGCGAGAACAAGGGCGTCAATGTAGAGCTGGAGGGTTCCTTCCTCTGGGGCGTCGATCCTAAGCATGGAGACGACAAGAAGCTGAAGTGGGATGCCACAAAGCCCGATGATGCCCCGATGCCCCCCGGCGCCGGGAACAAGTACTTCGACCTCCGCCTCCTCGCCCTCGGCCAGCACGTCGAGGTCGAGGGGATCACGGACTGCAAGTCGGTGGGAGATGCGATCAAGAAGATCGAAACTCTCCCGGTCCCCTCTCCCTCTCAGCTTCCCGCCGTCGGCTTCAGCCCCGAAAGCTCCTGGATGGTGGCCGCCGACTTCGGCATCCTGAAGGTCGACGAGACCCCCAAATACCCCCACTCCCCCCAGGCGGCCCCCAAATACTTCCTCTCCCTCCAGACGGTCTTCAACGACCCCAACATCTACGGCCTCCGGGTCGCTCTCGCGGGACCGGCGGCGAAGGTCCTGGCCGGCCTCGACTTCGAGATAATGTACCGCCGGATCAGCGAGACGGTGGGGGTCTACCAGGCCCAGATCCAGCTCCCCGACAAGATGCGCAATTTCCAGATGGGGGCCTTCAACATCACCCTCCCGGTCTTCGCCATCGAGCTCTACACCAACGGCGACTTCAAGGTCGACGTCGGCTTCCCCTGGAACCTCAACTTCTCCCGGTCCTTCACCATCCAGGCCCAGATCTCCTTCGTCCCCGTCATTGGCTCCGGCGGGATCTACTTCGGAAAGCTCAGCGGTGCCACCACCAACCGGGTCCCCGCCGTCACCAACGGGAACTTCAACCCCGTCATCGTCTTCGGCCTGGGGCTGCAGCTGGGGGTCGGAAAGTACCTCGAGAAGGGGATCCTCCGGGCCGGGATCAGCCTGACCCTGGTGGGGATCCTCGAGGGGGTCATCGCCCGGTGGAACCCCTACGATGCCGGAAAGGACGTCGACTACTACTACTGGCTCCAGGGGACCATCGGGATCATGGGCAGGCTCTTCGGGAGCGTCGACTTCGGGATCGTCAAGGCCGAGGTGAACGTCACCCTCTCCCTCGTAGCCCAGATAACTTACGAATGCTATAAGGACATACCCATCTCCGTCATCGCCTCCGTCGACGTCTCCCTATCGATCAAGATCAACTGCGGCCTCTTCAAGATCACGATACACTTCAGCTTCTCCGCCCGGATCAAGGAGACCTTCACCATCAAAAACTCTGGCACCCTGCCCTGGACCCTCGCCGACGGCTCCGAGGCGGCCCTCCGGTCGAGGCAAGACCTCAGGCTGAGGGCCCCAACGGCCATCGCCTCCTCCGGGGTGGGGGATGGCGGGCTGGTGATGAAGTGGGATAACTACCTGCCGGCCGAAGAGAAACAGATCCTCATCTGCCACTTCGCCCCGGTCATCTCCGCCTCGACCGACGAGATCCATGGCGCTACAGGTCCCCACGCCTGCTACGTCCCGATGCTCCTCCTGGAGACGAGGTCGGCATCCGACGGTCCGGGGCTGGAAGAGGGGACGACGGGGATCACATCCTTCGAGCGGCTCTGCAACCACGTCCTCCGGTGGACGGTCGCCGCGGCCCTGGACCGGGGCATGACCAAAGACCAGATCGACGGCTACGCCGTATCCGATGACGAGCTCCTCATGATCATGAATAGCCTCTCCGATCGGGTGGTCACGATGCCTATCGAGGATGCCGATGCAGCCGACTTCATGCGGGACCATTTCACTCTGCAGGTGGCATACAGGACAACGGCCAACGATGGGGGAGCCGGAGGGGCGGACGCTGCGGTATTCCCGATGCCGCCAGCCCTGAGGCTGAGGGTCCCCTCCTACCACGGTTCTAAGGATCTGGAGTGGAAGTTCTCCGAGTTCAACGCCGTGGACGAAAAATATCTTGACGCCCTGAGGACGCGGTTCGACGAGCTCGCGGTCCAGGTGGAAGAGGAGATGGGAGGGGGCTCGGACCGGCGCCTTCTTTTGGGGGACGAACCAGAACCCGCCGGCCGATCGGTCGCCTCCTTCGTCTTTGCAGATTACTTCCTCCTCCTGGCCCGCCAGATGGTCCAGAACGCCAGAGACGGCCTCCGGAACTTCCAGTACCTCCTCGGAACGTCTAAGGAAGGAAAAGCATCCGATGAGATGGTCGACGATATCGTCGGCTGGATAAACGGGCATATGGCTCCAAAGGGGGACGATCCGATCGGCGATCTCCCGCCGCCCTTCACCGCCGCGGATTTATTCGAGGCGAACGGCCAGCATCTCCTGAACCCCCAAAAGGACCTCGAGATCCAGGGCGGGACCCACCGGATCGGGCCTTCCGATACCCTATCCTCCATCGCCGAAAAGGGACCGGTTGAAGTCATAAAGCTTGCCGAAGCTAACTTTGGCGAGAAGATCCTGACGGCAGGGATCGCCCTCGCTTGCGAAGGAGAGCCGGACTATGTTATCCGGGATGAGGACACCTTAGAGTCGATCTCCAAAGATCTCTTCGCCGGTTCGATGAAGGACCTTCTCGATAGATCGGACCTGGCAACCAAGCCCGGGGTCCTGGCTGCCTCTGCCCTTCTGGCCCTCCCACCGCGATTCCACACCACCAAAGAGGGGGAGAGCCTGGAGAGGGTGGCTGCCGAGTATGGGATCCCGGTCCGGCGGCTGGCGGAGGCCGAGGCCAACCTGAAGGTTCCTGGCCTCTTCTCGACCTCCGATGGGATTGAGGCCCGGTGCCTGAACGTCCCCCACCTCCAGCGGTTCCGGGTCTCCGAGCTGATCGCTGAGATCCTGAGGACGATGGGGCTATCCCACCTCTCGGGGATCGCCTCCCGGTACCTCCTCCACGGGATGAGGCTCCCGACGGAGGGGATCGAGTTCTGCGACGAGGCCTCCGATTGGCCGGAGGAGGCCGGCCTCTACGCCCTCACCGGCCAGCAGTTCCCGATCCCCGCCCTCAACGAGGACGACTTCTCCTTCTCCCTGGCGAGAGACGAGGGCCTCGAATGGATAGACTTCCTGGGCGGTGCGAGCAAGACGGAGCTATCGGTCGTCATTGCGGGGGGCGATCGGGATCGGGTGGTGGAAGTCCAGAAGGCCGTCCGAGACGGGATCGTCCCCGGGATGAGAGCCCTGGGGCCGGAGCCGGTCTCCCGATCCCAGCCGATGACCTACCCCTTCCCCTCGGCTACGGTCTGGACCCATCCCGGGAGGGTCTCCCTCCCCCACGACGACGGCTCTGGCGAGGGGCAGTCCCTCCGGATCTGGTCGTTGCCGACGAGCCTGGTGGAGCTGGCCGAATCGGGGGACGGAGAGTTGAAGCCTTTGATCTCCGTCCAGGTCGGGACCTACAACGAGGCGACCTCGAATATGGATCAGGTCCCCGTCAGTTCGTACGGCTGGGGGACCCTTATCGAGGTGGGGATCAAGAGGATCGAGCCGGTGGGAGAGAGCCCCTCGACCCGGACGACCTACGAGCTGGCGGGGGCGAACGAGCGGGGGATCCTCCTCCTGGAGCGGCTCCTCCGGGAGATTCAGGGCTCAGATGAGCCGATCGGAGATATCCGGATCCTCTATCGTCCGAGCCCCCCAGGCAGCGTAGATCCCTATCTTCAGTCGGATGGGGACAAAGACCTCACCATCTTCATCAGCCAGGTGAACCTTACGACCGAGACCCGACCACCAGATCTCCTCCAATGGGGCCGGGGAGCTCTGGCAGAGGAGGTCCCGAAGCGGCACAGGACGGCGGGTTGCCTGGACACCGCCTACGACTTCGTCAGGATGCTCTGGGAGAACAGCATCACACGCTCCGGAGGATACTACCTCTACTACAGCTCCGGCGAAGACTCGGGCCTCCCGGAGAGCATATTCAACGAGAAGGGCGATGCGACCATATCTCTCCTCTTCATCTATGGAAAGCCCGGGGTCTCCGGGGTGGAGGGGGTCGGAAGCTACGTGAACTGTGCCGTCACCGGAGACCCGATCGATCCGTCGAGGTCCGTGGTCTATGGGAGGGCGGAACCCTTCGACCTCGACCACATCCCGAAGGCGACCGAGTCCCTGGACGAGATGGCCCGGAGGTATTATACAACCCCCATCGAGCTGGTGGAGGATCACCCGTCTCATCCCCTGGCTGATGGGAGGTCGGTGGTCGTCTCCGCTGGAACTTACATGGTCAGCCCCATCAGGACCAGCCCAGGCGGCAGGCTGGCGGATATCGCATCCTACTTCAATACCACGGAGGAGGCGATCAAAGAAGCGAACCCCCGAAGGGCCTTTGAATGCAAACCCGGCCCCGAGGATTCCCTGGCCACCATCGCCGATCGTTACCAGATCACTCCGTCTCAGCTGGCCGAGGCAAACGCCGACCACCCCCTGGCGGAGGGCAAGCCGGTCAAAATCTCCGAGAGGACCTACGAGGTGAGGCCTGCGGGGGTTCCCCCCGGAGGCAGACTTGAGGATATCGCGTCCTACTTCAATACTCCAGGGGAGGAGATCATAAAGGCGAACCCCGAGATCGATCCCTGGCCCGAACTCCTCGAGCCGGGTTTGGTGATCCGGATCCCGGAGATCGAAGTATTGATCGGCCCGGGGACTGAGACCTTCGCCGACCTCACATCCTTTTACGGCACCACCATCGCCGACTTCGCAGAAATTAACCGATCGACGAAGGGGCTTTTGAGCCCGGCAGCCCCACTTCATCTCCTGGTCCCGTATGATGCCATCCACCTCCCGAAGATCACGGCACCAATCAGAACCGACGGTTGCGGGAAGACCTTCGCCGACCTCGCCGCCTTCTACGGCTGCTCCGCCGCCGACCTGGCCGAAGATAACAGGTCTGTCGCGGGCCTTTTGAGCGCAGCTCCGATGAAGATCGGAGGCGGCCCCAAGGTCCGGACCGCCACCGTCCCCGCCGGGGCCGTGGCCATCGGGGCGAGACGGGTCGTCGCCGCCGAGGTCCCCGATCTCCCGGGGGATGGGGGCGATTACGGCCAGCTCTACCTCCAGCAGACCTTCTCGATGCTGGGATACCGGGTCCTTCAGAACCTCGACTTCCACGGGAGCAAGAGGGGGCTTCCGATGGGGCCGGTGGAGACGGCGGACCGACGGGAGTCGAAGATCCGGGCGGCTGCGCCTCCCAGGGCCCCAGGCGAGCTCTGGGAGTACCACCAGGCCCTCCCCTACCCCCGCTTCGCGAAACACGGCGGCTCCGAAAGGGGCGCCGGCATCCCCGACCCCAGCGAGAGCCCCTACGCCGGGATCGGGGGCCTCCTCCAGGTGAACTTCGGCTGGCAGGACATCTTCGGGAACGTCGCCAGAACGCCGCTATCCGATCCGTCCCTGGACAAGACTGCGCCGGCAAACAACCCGCCGATTCTGCTGGGGTACACCGACGAGCTGATCGGCCTCGGCAGGTGGCCGAGCGTCTCCAGCTCTTACCAGGTCCTCAAGGATGGAGCGGGGACGAGGCTGACCATCACCCTCGCCTTCGACCCGGAATATTACCTTTCTTCAGACGAGAGTGGGATCGTCGGGGAAGATCCGAAGAAAGATAAGGCGTCCCAAGACCTGCGAGTCTACAGGCAGCTTTACTATCAGCTCTTGAATACCACCGGATCCGATGAGGAGACGATTAAGATCTCCATAGAGGCGAGCCTCCTGGAGGAGGCATCCCTCGAGCTGGCGAAGGATCAAATCCAGGGCCTCCGGGGCTGGATCGAAGATATCTACCAGTTCCTCTCCGACCTCGCCCAGGGCAGAGCGGCCTCCGCCAAGCCTCCTATGGATCACCTGATCCAGCTCGCCATAGCCCTGGGGGCGGCTGAGGAGGGATACGCTTTGAACTCTGCCCAGATCTTCGAGCTGACGGTGGCGATGAGGATGGAGCGGCCCGTCTCGGCGATCCAGGCCGAGCTGAAAGAGGTGGCAGGGGTCCGATCTTCCTCGACCAACATCCCGCCGGCGATCGATAATGGCGGTTCCGGCGATCCCTATTCCCTGAAGAGCTTCGCCACCCGGTTCGAGGAGGCCCTCAGCCTCCCCGAATCGTTCCAGCTGAAGGTCGCCAACGGGACCGATAGGAGGCGGATCGGAACCTCCTCGACCTCGAAGTCTATCTGGGCGGTCCGCCTCGGCGCTGGCGGGGGCGAAGGGATCTCTTATGCCGTGAAACATCCCCGCGCTCCGAAGATATTCGCACCAAGGCCGATCTCCAACAGGCCAGAGTCGCGATCGAAAGTGCCCATCAAAAAGTATGCTTCCGATGACGAGATCCATCTCGACTTCGTTGGAGTCGACATGGACGTGTGGGTCCGGGAGTTCCTGGCGGCGGTCGACAGGTTCCTGACGCCGGAGTATCTCTCCCCGGCCCGTCTGCTGATGAAGGATGATGAAGAGGAGATCATCGAGAAGCTTTTGGGTTATAAAAAATCGCTGGCCAGCTCCATAAGCGATCTCGCGTCTCCGGTCTATTTTGGCGACTCCGATGACGGCCTGGCAGAGGCGAAAGAGGCGTATAGACAGCAGCTTCTGGTCCAGCTCTCCAACGCCTACGCCACCGACGCCGTGATCCAGTTCGATGTGGAGGTCTACGCCGATATCCCCCATCCGGGCTCCTCCAGCCCGCCGCGTCTCTTCGGCGTTCCGGCTCCAGAAGATGGCGGAGAGTCTCAGAACGGGGACGTATCCCTGACGGCGGCGAAGGTCCTCCTCGAAAAGGGATCGAAGAAGCTGACGTTCCTCCTCCAGACTAAGGCGACGAAGGAAGAGGACGATCCATCGACCCCGATGAGGAGCTACATCCCCCTCGACCTATCTTTCCAGGGGTCGATGATCGAGCACGAGATCGTCAGGCTTCTGGAGATAGCGGGCTATGAGGGGGGCTACGAGGCGTCGTCGTGGCTCTCCTTCGTGACGCCGCCGGCAGGAGACTTCTCCCTGACGAAGCCCCTCGGCTCCTTCGACGTCCCCCTCGTCCTCCGGGCCATCCCGACGGCTCCATCGATGATCGGCCAGGCGGGGCTTTCGCAGCTCGAAGAGATCACCCCCTCCAAGATCGACGAGGCGGTGATCTGGGACTACTCCTTCGACTACAGCCAGAGCCGCCACGAGCCCCAGGACGAGATCTCCTTCCGGGTGGAGTTCAACCTCCAGCCCGGGTTGAGGGCTCTATCCTCACCCATCGACGACCTCTTCTCCGCCCTGGCAGAGTTTGTGACCGTCTACCCCGATGTGGCGAAGGACCTCGACGGCGTCCTGCGGAAGATCGACGGAAAGGCGGAGAAGGGAGAGCGGGAGAGGGCGTGTAAGGCCCTCGAGTTCTTTTCCGACCTCGTCGGCGGCGTCGCCGACGCCTGGAAGTCGTCGAAGGGAGCCGAATTTGCCGGAGGCTATGGAGGGGGCAAAGTTGCCGACGGCTGCAAGTTCAGCATAAGAGAAAAGTCGAAGAGGATTGACTACCCCGACGGAACCCCGGTGGAGGCCCTGATGATCAGAGTAAAGGGGGATTGGCTCTCCTCTGAAATCTCCCCACCGATGGTCTTCATCAAGGAGTACTATACCGTCCTTGATACCGACTTGGAGGACGGCTCCGAGGTCCGATACCTGTTCAAATCGAAGGATGGGGAGTACCTCCCCGCCTCCAGGGGGCGGGACATTCCGGGCCGCACCGTCATTCTCCCGGATCTCAACGTCTTGGAGAGGCAGAGCGCCCGGGCCGTCGCCAGCCTCAGCCGTAACGAGGAGCTCGTCCGCGAAAAGAAGACCGCCGATCCCTTCGTATATAGAACCTCGGAGATCCAGTTCGCAAACCCGCACCGACCGAAGCTGGGATGGGACGATCCGATAGATATCTCCCTCGTTGGATCTCCGGAAGGAGAGGCTGTTCGTCGTCCCCTGGCAGAGCATCTCTCTTCGTTCTTCGAGAACCTCTTCAAGAACCGGACGGCCGGTTCGAAGGATCTCTTCACCCTCCAGCTGGAGTGCATCTATGAGTACCACGTGAACCCCGGGCTACCGAGGGTGACGATGCCGGTCCTCTTCGTCCCCTCCTCTCCCTTCGACGGCGACGGACCAGCAGTCTCCCTGGGGGGATCCTCCGGCGGCCAAGATCTGTCCCGCTCCTTCGTCGGCATCCTCTCTCAGGGTATCTGGCGGTGGTTCGAAGAGAACTCTCCCCATGAGGCGGAGAAAGGGACCCTTAAGTTCGGCCTGACCCTTCTATCGGATCTTACGGAGGAGTCGATGCCGCTCCTCCGGCTCACCGATCTGAGCCTGCCCCTCGATCGGGTGACAGACCTGCCGAAGGCGGATCGCTGAGAACGGGGGGAAATCCGGGTTCGGTCCTTCCTCCTTCTTGCTCCTTAAGAGGCCCCGGCAAAATCGAACCTCCGCCGACCTCGGCCAATCCCGTCTCGACTCCGTCGAAAAGGTAAAATGCCTGTACATCTCTGGACACCGATGGAGGAGATTGTCATGAAGGTCCTTGTCAGCGACCCTCTCTCGGAAGAGGGCGTGCGAAAGCTGGAGACGGAGATGGAGGTGGACGTCATCACCAACCTCTCCCCCGAAGAGCTGGTAGAGAGAATCAAAGATTACGACGCCCTCGCCATCAGGAGCGGGACGAAGGTGACGGCGGAGGTGATCGCCGCCGCCGATAAATTGAAGGTCATCGGCCGGGCCGGGGTCGGCGTCGACAACGTCGACATCGACGCCGCCACCAAGAAGGGGATCATCGTCGTCAACACCCCCGGCGGAAACACAATCTCGGCGGCGGAGCACACCATCGCCATGATGTTATCCCTCGCGAGGAACATCCCCCTGGCGAACGCCTCCCTCAAGGCCGGAGAGTGGAACCGGAAGAAGTATACCGGGGTCGAGGTCTACAACAAGACCCTGGGGATCGTCGGCCTCGGGAGGATCGGAGCCGAGATCGCCTCGAGGATGAAGGCCTTCGGGATGCGGATCCTCGCCTACGACCCCTTCGTGACGGCGGAGAGGGCGGCTGACCTCGGAATCAGGCTTGCGACCCTCGACGAGATCTTCAGAGAGAGCGACTTCATCACCGTCCACACCCCCCTCACCAAGGAGACCCGAAACCTCATCGATGAGGACCAGTTCAAGATCATGAAGCCCGGGGTCCGGCTGATCAACTGCGCCCGGGGCGGGATCATCAACGAGGAGGCCCTGGCGAAGGCGGTCGCCGAGGGGAGGGTGGCGGGGGCCGCCATCGACGTCTTCACCAAGGAGCCTCCAGCAGGTAACCCCCTCCTCGATCAGGCCGGGGTCATCGTCACCCCCCACCTCGGAGCCTCCACCGCCGAGGCCCAGGTGAACGTGGCGGTGGCGGTCGCCGAGCAGATCCTGGCGGTGGCGCGAGGCGAGCTCCCCCCCAACGCCCTGAACATGCCCGCCATCTCCTCGGAGACCCTGGCTGCCATGCGCCCCTTCATGGACCTGGTGGAGAAGATGGGGCGGCTCGCCGCCCAGCTCGGGGAGGACGGCTACGACCGGCTGGAGATCGTCTACGGCGGGACCGTCGCCGAGAAGGATACAAAGCCCGTCACCATATCGGCGGTGAAGGGATTTCTGGACTCCCTGGGCCACAGCGCGAACTTCGTAAACTCCCTCGTCAAGCTGAGGGAATGCGGGATCGCCCTCACCGAGAGCAAGACCGATTCGACGAACGGGTACAGCAACATCGTCACCCTCACCCTCTCGGGGCCCAAGGGCTCGGTATCCGTATACGGAACCGTCTACGGCAAGAACGAGGGGAGGATCGTCCAGATCAACGAGTACCGGGTCTACGTCCCCACCGAGGGTTACATGATCATGGCGATCCACGAGGACCGGCCGAACATCATAGGTCCCTGCTGCGTCGTTTTGGGCGAAGACTCGATCAACATCGGCGGTATGCACGTCGGGAGGAAGGCCTCGGGCGGGGAGCAGATCATGGTCCTGAACGTCGACCACCCCGTCTCCGAAGAGACCCTGGGGAGGCTCACCTCCGTCTCGGGGGTCATCAAGGCTAAGATGATAAAGCTATAAAAAGAGCTTCAGGAGAGGTCGGCCTTCATCCGTCTGACCAGCTCCTCCTTTATCTCGCCGGCCCGGTCCCCGCCGCAGACCGCTCCTCTGACCCCGATGATCTCGGGGCCGACCCTCTTCAGAAGCGCGAGGTCCCCAAACTTAATCGTCCCGGCGATGGCCACCTCCATCCCCAGGTCGTGGCCGAGGGCGATGAAGTCGGAGATCTCCGATTCGGTCATGAACTCGAAGGTCGTCCTCCCGTCCTTGATCGCGGTGTCGACCATCACCACGTCGGCCCCGCACTCGGCGGCCACCTCCGGCAGGTCCATGGGAGAGATCGACCCGACCCGGGAGGCGTCGGAGTAGGCCGCGGCCACCAGCCTCTTATTGGCGTCGAACTCCTTGACCGACCTCACCAGGGGTCGGAGCATCTCCGCCGCTTCATCCCGGTCCCGGATCTTTAGGAGCCCCACCTTGATGTAGTCGGCTCCGGAGAAGGCGGCTCCTAGGGCGGCGAGGCTGGCGGTCCCGGGCTTGAAGTCGAAGTCGCCGATGGTGGCGCTGACGGGGACCCTTCCGGCGGCGACCTCTGCGACGGACCTGATCACCCAGGGGAAGTTCGCCCCCAGGGACCCCTCCCGGGGGTTCTTGACGTCCAGGATGTCTGCGCCTCCTGCCATCGCCGCCTCCGCCTCGACGGCGTTAATCGGACTGACCAACAACCTCATATCGTCCCATCCTCGTTCTGTAAAATCATGACGCGCTGCGTCTTTGTCCTCGACCTATTTAACGGTTCGGCGGTCCACGCCGTCCGGGGGGAGCGGAAGAAGTACCGACCGATCCAGGAGATGAGCAAGATCGTCGGAACCTCCAGCCCCCTGTCGATCCTGGATCTTCTCCGGCCGAAGGAGGTCTACGTCGCCGACCTCGATCGGATCATGGGGGCCGGCGAGAACCTGGACCTGATCGGCGAGATCGCCAGAAGGGCGGAGACTATGGCGGACATCGGGATCTCGTCGAAAGATGAGCTGGACCTTCTCCCTCCATCGGTCAAGCCGGTCCTGGGGACGGAGACGGGGTTCATATCCCTCCTCGAGGAGGCGTCGTCGAGAAGGGACGTAGTCGTCAGCATCGATCTATTCGGGGGGGAGGTCCTATCCCGGGACCCCGCCCTCAAGATCCCGCCCCTCGACCTGATCAGGAAGCTGAACCCGCTCCCCATCAGGGAGGTCATACTCTTGTCCCTGGACCGGGTGGGGACCTCAAAGGGGCTCGATGAGCGTTTTCTCCGTGCGGCCGCAGATCTCAGCGATCATCCCCTCCTCCTCGGCGGCGGGGTAAGAGATGTTCGGGACTTGGAGCGGCTGGAGGATTTGGGGCTCGCCGGCGCCCTCGTCGCCACGGCGGTCCACCGGGGGAAGGTCCCCCTCGACGCCCTCAGAGGATGAGTTCCTTCACCTCCGTGGCCCTCTCCCAATTTCCCCCCCTCCGCCGGATCAGATCGAGAGGAGGGCGTTGAGGATCGTCCCGACGATCGTCGCCGCCAAAACCATGATCAGAGCCGACCTCGCGGTGTTCTTCAGCCCCAGCTCCTTCATGAAGACGGCGAAGGTGGCAACGCACGGGAAGTACATCGCGAGGACGACGGAGGCGACTACCAGCTGGCCCGCCGTCATCCCCAACGGCGCCAGCATCCCCACAGCCACGTCCTTTCTCAGAAACCCGACGATCATGGTGGCAGCGGCGTCCTTCGGGAGGCCGAAGAGGCCGGTGATGATCGGCTCCGCCAGGCCTCCGACGAGATCGACGACCCCGGCGATGAAGAGGACGTTCATCAGGAAGACCCCCAGGAGGACGTAGGGGACCGCCTCCTTCAGGAAGTGCTTCGACCTCATCCAGGTCTTCTTGAAGAGGGCTCTTCCGTCGGGGACCCGGTAGGGAGGGATCTCAAGGAAGATCTCCGGCGACTCCCCGCCTACGATCCTCGAGAGGATGAAGCCGGCGGAGATGAAGACGAGGAAGAGGGTCCCGTAGACGACGGCGATGTACCGGAGGCCGAAGGGGCCGAGGAGCCCCCAGATCATGGCGTTCTGAGCGGCGCAGGGGACGGAGACGGCCATCAGGGTGGCGGCGAGGTACCTCTGCTTTTCCGACTCCAGGACCCTCGTGGCCATCACCCCCGGGACGTTGCAGCCTAGGCCGAGGATGCACGGGACCACCGCAGCGCCGTGGAGGCCGACCCGGTGCATCAGGGCGTCGACGAGGACGCTGATCCGGGGGAGGTAGCCGACGTCCTCCAGGACCCCGAGGACGATGTAGAAGGGGATGACGAAGGGGAGGACCATCCCCAGGGGGACGTAGAGGCCGGTGGTGAGGAGGCCGAAGGAGGTGTCGATCTCCGGGGATGTCCCGATGAGGATGTCGCGCAAGATGCCGGAGGTGTTCTGGCCGACGACCTCGGTGATCCAGGCCCCGTAGAAGGCGAAGGCGGGGTCGAGGATGGTGTCGATGAGAGCCTCCCCGACCTTGATCACCCCGGTGAAGGATATGTATAGAACGAGGAGGCCGAAGGGGACGCCGAAGAGGGGCTTGATCGTCGCCTCCTCCAGCTTCTCGAGGAGGGAGGGGTGCTTGTGGACGACCCTCTGGGACCGCTCTACG
The sequence above is drawn from the Methanothrix harundinacea 6Ac genome and encodes:
- the serA gene encoding phosphoglycerate dehydrogenase, translated to MKVLVSDPLSEEGVRKLETEMEVDVITNLSPEELVERIKDYDALAIRSGTKVTAEVIAAADKLKVIGRAGVGVDNVDIDAATKKGIIVVNTPGGNTISAAEHTIAMMLSLARNIPLANASLKAGEWNRKKYTGVEVYNKTLGIVGLGRIGAEIASRMKAFGMRILAYDPFVTAERAADLGIRLATLDEIFRESDFITVHTPLTKETRNLIDEDQFKIMKPGVRLINCARGGIINEEALAKAVAEGRVAGAAIDVFTKEPPAGNPLLDQAGVIVTPHLGASTAEAQVNVAVAVAEQILAVARGELPPNALNMPAISSETLAAMRPFMDLVEKMGRLAAQLGEDGYDRLEIVYGGTVAEKDTKPVTISAVKGFLDSLGHSANFVNSLVKLRECGIALTESKTDSTNGYSNIVTLTLSGPKGSVSVYGTVYGKNEGRIVQINEYRVYVPTEGYMIMAIHEDRPNIIGPCCVVLGEDSINIGGMHVGRKASGGEQIMVLNVDHPVSEETLGRLTSVSGVIKAKMIKL
- a CDS encoding ferrous iron transporter B, which produces MELPVLKIILMGNPNVGKSVVFSRLTGIEVISSNYPGTTVEYTLGRTSIAGESAEVIDPPGVYSLEPSCRAEEVTREIFEEGADVVVDVVDATNLERNLNLTLQILERGLPTVVVLNLWDVATRTGIEIDLAALEEELGVPVVPAVAVSGQGIRELAEAIPRARVPTPVRFESADQRWARVGEIVERSQRVVHKHPSLLEKLEEATIKPLFGVPFGLLVLYISFTGVIKVGEALIDTILDPAFAFYGAWITEVVGQNTSGILRDILIGTSPEIDTSFGLLTTGLYVPLGMVLPFVIPFYIVLGVLEDVGYLPRISVLVDALMHRVGLHGAAVVPCILGLGCNVPGVMATRVLESEKQRYLAATLMAVSVPCAAQNAMIWGLLGPFGLRYIAVVYGTLFLVFISAGFILSRIVGGESPEIFLEIPPYRVPDGRALFKKTWMRSKHFLKEAVPYVLLGVFLMNVLFIAGVVDLVGGLAEPIITGLFGLPKDAAATMIVGFLRKDVAVGMLAPLGMTAGQLVVASVVLAMYFPCVATFAVFMKELGLKNTARSALIMVLAATIVGTILNALLSI
- a CDS encoding (5-formylfuran-3-yl)methyl phosphate synthase, translated to MRLLVSPINAVEAEAAMAGGADILDVKNPREGSLGANFPWVIRSVAEVAAGRVPVSATIGDFDFKPGTASLAALGAAFSGADYIKVGLLKIRDRDEAAEMLRPLVRSVKEFDANKRLVAAAYSDASRVGSISPMDLPEVAAECGADVVMVDTAIKDGRTTFEFMTESEISDFIALGHDLGMEVAIAGTIKFGDLALLKRVGPEIIGVRGAVCGGDRAGEIKEELVRRMKADLS
- a CDS encoding HisA/HisF-related TIM barrel protein, encoding MTRCVFVLDLFNGSAVHAVRGERKKYRPIQEMSKIVGTSSPLSILDLLRPKEVYVADLDRIMGAGENLDLIGEIARRAETMADIGISSKDELDLLPPSVKPVLGTETGFISLLEEASSRRDVVVSIDLFGGEVLSRDPALKIPPLDLIRKLNPLPIREVILLSLDRVGTSKGLDERFLRAAADLSDHPLLLGGGVRDVRDLERLEDLGLAGALVATAVHRGKVPLDALRG